The Gemmatimonadaceae bacterium region ACGCGCGTCGAGCGGGGATGCCGGGCGAACCAGGAGCTGCCGGAGCGTCGGGAAGGACGGGACGAGCTGGCCATGCGGCGGGGTGAGGCGTTGGGGAGGTGAAGCTAACCCGCGATCTGCGAGGCGGGCAATTCAGCGGTCTTCATGCGCGGTTATCTTGCGCGCATGACTCGTCCCTTCCTCGACGAGCTCGCCTGGCGCGGGCTCCTCTTCCAGCATACCGAAGGCGCCACGCGGGCGCTCGCCGGCACGGGCGTCGTGGGCTACTGCGGCTTCGACCCCACCGGGTCGAGCCTGCACATCGGCAACCTGGTCCCCGTCATGGGGCTGGTGCACCTCCAGCGCGCGGGGCACTACCCGGTGGCACTGGTCGGGGGTGGGACGGGGATGATCGGCGACCCGAGCGGGAAGAGCGCCGAGCGCAACCTGCTGACGCTGGAGCAGGTGGGCGCGAATGCGTCGTCGATCCAGGGGCAGCTGGAGCGGTTCCTCGACTTCGAGGGAGCGTACGCGGCGCGCATGCGCAACAACGCCGACTGGCTGATGTCGATCTCCCTGGTGGACTTTTTGCGCGACACGGGGAAGCACTTCAGCATCAACCAGATGATGGCCAAGGACTCGGTGAAGTCGCGGCTGGAGACGGGGATCTCATACACCGAGTTCAGCTACATGCTCCTGCAGGCATACGATTTCCTCGAGCTCAACCGTCGCGACGGGGTGACGTTGCAGCTGGGAGGGAGCGACCAGTGGGGGAACATCACGGCGGGGACGGAGCTGATCCGCAAGCACGCGGGGCTCGAGGCGCACGGCGTGACGCTGCCGCTGGTCACGAACGCCGACGGGAGCAAGTTCGGGAAGACGGCCGCGGGGACGAGCGTCTGGCTCGACCCGGCGCGCACGTCGCCGTACAAGTTCTTCCAGTACTGGATCAACTGCGACGACCGTGACGTGGGGCGCTACCTGCGGATGTTCTCGCTGCTGGACAAGGAGGCGATCGAGGCCTTCGACGCCCAGGTGGCGAGCGCGCCGGAGCAGCGCGAGGCCCAGGCGGCGCTGGCGGCCGACGTGACGACGCGGGTGCATGGCGCGGACGCGACCGCCGCGGCGCGCGAGGCGTCGCGCGTGGTGTTCGACCGCAAGCTGGACCCGCGCACGTTGCGGCTGCCGGTGCTGGCGATGTTGTGGGAGGAGCTGCCGCACGCGACCCTGCCGCCGGGCGACGACGCGCCGGTGTCGGTGGTCGACGTCCTGGCCGAGACGGGGCTGGTCAAGAGCAAGGGGGATGCCCGCCGACAGCTGCAACAGGGAGCGGTAACGGTCAACGGGCGCAAGCTCGCCGCCGACGAAACCACCGTCCCGCGGCACGAAGCGCTGGCGGGGGGCTACTTCCTGGTGCGGAAGGGGGGGCGCGACGTGGCGCTGGCGCGCGCCGGAGCCTAACGAGCAGGCGCCGGCGGGTCAGGCCCGGTCCGTCGCCCGCTCCAGCACGTCGA contains the following coding sequences:
- a CDS encoding tyrosine--tRNA ligase, translated to MTRPFLDELAWRGLLFQHTEGATRALAGTGVVGYCGFDPTGSSLHIGNLVPVMGLVHLQRAGHYPVALVGGGTGMIGDPSGKSAERNLLTLEQVGANASSIQGQLERFLDFEGAYAARMRNNADWLMSISLVDFLRDTGKHFSINQMMAKDSVKSRLETGISYTEFSYMLLQAYDFLELNRRDGVTLQLGGSDQWGNITAGTELIRKHAGLEAHGVTLPLVTNADGSKFGKTAAGTSVWLDPARTSPYKFFQYWINCDDRDVGRYLRMFSLLDKEAIEAFDAQVASAPEQREAQAALAADVTTRVHGADATAAAREASRVVFDRKLDPRTLRLPVLAMLWEELPHATLPPGDDAPVSVVDVLAETGLVKSKGDARRQLQQGAVTVNGRKLAADETTVPRHEALAGGYFLVRKGGRDVALARAGA